From Anomalospiza imberbis isolate Cuckoo-Finch-1a 21T00152 chromosome 6, ASM3175350v1, whole genome shotgun sequence, one genomic window encodes:
- the AKAP5 gene encoding A-kinase anchor protein 5 isoform X8 has translation MVKAAKEIEMENPREAETPSTGATCSPPEEQAKKPSMLCFKKRKKSCKKGLIVKDACEGASEEKSQCVSADQEEAKASNPSRSSKGTWAAIKNLARPQRRQKSSSRKKVPSDSQVQLEVDAEESCAQDLPKKRASSGVKMPCVRFSRGKKKPSPSEAVEESEGSVQANEVMGIVNKASEEPEDLAPTDKSESFSPVCAQEEQDTVRQEQHRMKEHQDTMKKDQDTIKEDQDSVKEDNHAAKESDTSVEKREPLTEPTHEAEEHSECTVQLEITNSETADETAQDKLQEGSLPQTTNDVEGREVAPEVPVSKDQPDNTPEITEWQEIPNICKEMPERDELGKSINLSKECKAEETVTDFSELASGGDAASVQDAASVQDATSVQDAASVQDAASAQEAASVKEAVSVQDAASVKDAVSMQDAEGVQDAEGVQDATGVQDAASVQDAASVKEAVSVQDAASVKDAMSVKDTASMQDATSVQEAVSVQEIVSAQDAAGVKDAASVEDAASVQEAAGVQECSSHQILEANAGAGVSIVITITEAEDSDNTDSDQAYEPSPVLHQKKQKGNKKSNRNADVGQKESPEADGGPQAEEKGLGDQGHRTGEQYELLLIETASSLVKAAIQSSIEQLVNEMALEQNKHNSFL, from the exons ATGGTGAAAGCAGCTAAGGAAATTGAAATGGAGAACCCAAGAGAGGCAGAGACTCCCAGCACAGGGGCCACATGTTCCCCACCAGAGgaacaagcaaaaaaaccctccatGCTCTGCTTTAAGAAGCGGAAGAAGTCCTGTAAGAAGGGGCTGATTGTGAAGGATGCGTGCGAAGGAGCCTCAGAGGAGAAAAGCCAATGTGTCAGTGCTGACCAAGAGGAGGCAAAAGCTTCCAATCCATCACGATCCTCCAAAGGAACCTGGGCAGCCATCAAAAACCTTGCCAGACCTCAGAGAAGGCAGAAGTCCTCCTCACGGAAGAAGGTGCCCTCTGATTCCCAAGTGCAGCTGGAGGTGGATGCTGAGGAGAGCTGTGCACAAGACCTCCCCAAGAAAAGGGCAAGCTCTGGGGTGAAGATGCCCTGTGTGAGGTTCTCCAGAGGtaagaaaaaacccagcccCTCAGAAGCAGTGGAGGAGTCAGAGGGCAGTGTTCAAGCAAATGAAGTGATGGGTATTGTGAATAAGGCTAGTGAAGAGCCAGAGGATTTGGCCCCGACAGACAAATCTGAATCCTTCAGCCCAGTTTGTgcacaggaggagcaggacacagtgaggcaggagcagcataGAATGAAAGAGCACCAGGATACAATGAAGAAGGACCAAGATACAATAAAAGAGGACCAGGATTCAGTGAAAGAGGACAATCATGCAGCAAAGGAAAGTGACACCTCTGTTGAGAAGAGGGAGCCCTTGACAGAGCCCACACATGAGGCAGAAGAACACTCAGAGTGCACTGTTCAGCTGGAGATAACCAATTCAGAGACAGCTGATGAAACAGCCCAGGACAAACTGCAGGAAGGGAGTCTGCCCCAAACCACCAATGATGTGGAGGGCAGGGAAGTTGCTCCCGAAGTGCCTGTTTCTAAAGATCAACCTGACAATACCCCTGAAATCACAGAGTGGCAGGAAATCCCTAATATCTGCAAAGAGATGCCTGAAAGGGATGAATTGGGAAAGAGCATAAATCTTTCTAAGGAGTGCAAAGCCGAGGAGACTGTAACTGACTTCAGTGAGTTGGCATCTGGAGGT GATGCAGCGAGTGTGCAGGATGCAGCAAGTGTGCAGGATGCCACAA GTGTGCAGGATGCAGCAAGTGTCCAGGATGCAGCAAGTGCACAGGAGGCAGCAAGTGTGAAGGAAGCAGTGAGTGTGCAGGATGCAGCAAGTGTGAAGGATGCTGTGAGTATGCAGGATGCAGAGGGTGTGCAGGATGCAGAGGGTGTGCAGGATGCCACAGGTGTGCAGGATGCAGCAAGTGTGCAGGATGCAGCAAGTGTGAAGGAAGCAGTGAGTGTGCAGGATGCAGCAAGTGTGAAGGATGCAATGAGTGTGAAAGATACGGCAAGCATGCAGGATGCCACAAGTGTGCAGGAGGCAGTGAGTGTGCAGGAGATAGTGAGTGCCCAGGATGCAGCAGGCGTGAAGGATGCAGCAAGTGTGGAGGATGCAGCAAGTGTGCAAGAGGCAGCAGGTGTACAGGAATGCTCCAGCCATCAGATACTAGAAGCAAATGCAGGCGCTGGTGTCAGCATCGTCATCACCATCACTGAAGCCGAGGACTCTGACAACACCGACTCTGACCAGGCCTATGAGCCGTCCCCAGTTTTGcaccaaaaaaagcaaaaagggaataaaaaatcGAACAGGAACGCTGATGTTGGTCAAAAAGAGAGCCCCGAGGCTGATGGTGGTCCccaggcagaggagaaaggTCTGGGTGACCAGGGGCACAGAACTGGGGAGCAGTACGAGTTGCTCCTCATAGAAACCGCCTCTTCCCTTGTGAAGGCGGCCATTCAGTCATCCATAGAGCAGCTGGTCAACGAAATGGCCCTGGAACAGAATAAACACAACAGCTTTCTGTGA
- the AKAP5 gene encoding A-kinase anchor protein 5 isoform X9, translating to MVKAAKEIEMENPREAETPSTGATCSPPEEQAKKPSMLCFKKRKKSCKKGLIVKDACEGASEEKSQCVSADQEEAKASNPSRSSKGTWAAIKNLARPQRRQKSSSRKKVPSDSQVQLEVDAEESCAQDLPKKRASSGVKMPCVRFSRGKKKPSPSEAVEESEGSVQANEVMGIVNKASEEPEDLAPTDKSESFSPVCAQEEQDTVRQEQHRMKEHQDTMKKDQDTIKEDQDSVKEDNHAAKESDTSVEKREPLTEPTHEAEEHSECTVQLEITNSETADETAQDKLQEGSLPQTTNDVEGREVAPEVPVSKDQPDNTPEITEWQEIPNICKEMPERDELGKSINLSKECKAEETVTDFSELASGGDAASVQDAASVQDAASVQDAASAQEAASVKEAVSVQDAASVKDAVSMQDAEGVQDAEGVQDATGVQDAASVQDAASVKEAVSVQDAASVKDAMSVKDTASMQDATSVQEAVSVQEIVSAQDAAGVKDAASVEDAASVQEAAGVQECSSHQILEANAGAGVSIVITITEAEDSDNTDSDQAYEPSPVLHQKKQKGNKKSNRNADVGQKESPEADGGPQAEEKGLGDQGHRTGEQYELLLIETASSLVKAAIQSSIEQLVNEMALEQNKHNSFL from the exons ATGGTGAAAGCAGCTAAGGAAATTGAAATGGAGAACCCAAGAGAGGCAGAGACTCCCAGCACAGGGGCCACATGTTCCCCACCAGAGgaacaagcaaaaaaaccctccatGCTCTGCTTTAAGAAGCGGAAGAAGTCCTGTAAGAAGGGGCTGATTGTGAAGGATGCGTGCGAAGGAGCCTCAGAGGAGAAAAGCCAATGTGTCAGTGCTGACCAAGAGGAGGCAAAAGCTTCCAATCCATCACGATCCTCCAAAGGAACCTGGGCAGCCATCAAAAACCTTGCCAGACCTCAGAGAAGGCAGAAGTCCTCCTCACGGAAGAAGGTGCCCTCTGATTCCCAAGTGCAGCTGGAGGTGGATGCTGAGGAGAGCTGTGCACAAGACCTCCCCAAGAAAAGGGCAAGCTCTGGGGTGAAGATGCCCTGTGTGAGGTTCTCCAGAGGtaagaaaaaacccagcccCTCAGAAGCAGTGGAGGAGTCAGAGGGCAGTGTTCAAGCAAATGAAGTGATGGGTATTGTGAATAAGGCTAGTGAAGAGCCAGAGGATTTGGCCCCGACAGACAAATCTGAATCCTTCAGCCCAGTTTGTgcacaggaggagcaggacacagtgaggcaggagcagcataGAATGAAAGAGCACCAGGATACAATGAAGAAGGACCAAGATACAATAAAAGAGGACCAGGATTCAGTGAAAGAGGACAATCATGCAGCAAAGGAAAGTGACACCTCTGTTGAGAAGAGGGAGCCCTTGACAGAGCCCACACATGAGGCAGAAGAACACTCAGAGTGCACTGTTCAGCTGGAGATAACCAATTCAGAGACAGCTGATGAAACAGCCCAGGACAAACTGCAGGAAGGGAGTCTGCCCCAAACCACCAATGATGTGGAGGGCAGGGAAGTTGCTCCCGAAGTGCCTGTTTCTAAAGATCAACCTGACAATACCCCTGAAATCACAGAGTGGCAGGAAATCCCTAATATCTGCAAAGAGATGCCTGAAAGGGATGAATTGGGAAAGAGCATAAATCTTTCTAAGGAGTGCAAAGCCGAGGAGACTGTAACTGACTTCAGTGAGTTGGCATCTGGAGGT GATGCAGCGAGTGTGCAGGATGCAGCAA GTGTGCAGGATGCAGCAAGTGTCCAGGATGCAGCAAGTGCACAGGAGGCAGCAAGTGTGAAGGAAGCAGTGAGTGTGCAGGATGCAGCAAGTGTGAAGGATGCTGTGAGTATGCAGGATGCAGAGGGTGTGCAGGATGCAGAGGGTGTGCAGGATGCCACAGGTGTGCAGGATGCAGCAAGTGTGCAGGATGCAGCAAGTGTGAAGGAAGCAGTGAGTGTGCAGGATGCAGCAAGTGTGAAGGATGCAATGAGTGTGAAAGATACGGCAAGCATGCAGGATGCCACAAGTGTGCAGGAGGCAGTGAGTGTGCAGGAGATAGTGAGTGCCCAGGATGCAGCAGGCGTGAAGGATGCAGCAAGTGTGGAGGATGCAGCAAGTGTGCAAGAGGCAGCAGGTGTACAGGAATGCTCCAGCCATCAGATACTAGAAGCAAATGCAGGCGCTGGTGTCAGCATCGTCATCACCATCACTGAAGCCGAGGACTCTGACAACACCGACTCTGACCAGGCCTATGAGCCGTCCCCAGTTTTGcaccaaaaaaagcaaaaagggaataaaaaatcGAACAGGAACGCTGATGTTGGTCAAAAAGAGAGCCCCGAGGCTGATGGTGGTCCccaggcagaggagaaaggTCTGGGTGACCAGGGGCACAGAACTGGGGAGCAGTACGAGTTGCTCCTCATAGAAACCGCCTCTTCCCTTGTGAAGGCGGCCATTCAGTCATCCATAGAGCAGCTGGTCAACGAAATGGCCCTGGAACAGAATAAACACAACAGCTTTCTGTGA
- the AKAP5 gene encoding A-kinase anchor protein 5 isoform X4, giving the protein MVKAAKEIEMENPREAETPSTGATCSPPEEQAKKPSMLCFKKRKKSCKKGLIVKDACEGASEEKSQCVSADQEEAKASNPSRSSKGTWAAIKNLARPQRRQKSSSRKKVPSDSQVQLEVDAEESCAQDLPKKRASSGVKMPCVRFSRGKKKPSPSEAVEESEGSVQANEVMGIVNKASEEPEDLAPTDKSESFSPVCAQEEQDTVRQEQHRMKEHQDTMKKDQDTIKEDQDSVKEDNHAAKESDTSVEKREPLTEPTHEAEEHSECTVQLEITNSETADETAQDKLQEGSLPQTTNDVEGREVAPEVPVSKDQPDNTPEITEWQEIPNICKEMPERDELGKSINLSKECKAEETVTDFSELASGGDAASVKDAASVKDAVSVKDAESVQDAESVQDAVSVQDATGVQDAEGVQDAGSVQDAASVQDAASVQDAASAQEAASVKEAVSVQDAASVQDAASVQDAASVKEAVSVQDAASVKDAMSVKDTASMQDATSVQEAVSVQEIVSAQDAAGVKDAASVEDAASVQEAAGVQECSSHQILEANAGAGVSIVITITEAEDSDNTDSDQAYEPSPVLHQKKQKGNKKSNRNADVGQKESPEADGGPQAEEKGLGDQGHRTGEQYELLLIETASSLVKAAIQSSIEQLVNEMALEQNKHNSFL; this is encoded by the exons ATGGTGAAAGCAGCTAAGGAAATTGAAATGGAGAACCCAAGAGAGGCAGAGACTCCCAGCACAGGGGCCACATGTTCCCCACCAGAGgaacaagcaaaaaaaccctccatGCTCTGCTTTAAGAAGCGGAAGAAGTCCTGTAAGAAGGGGCTGATTGTGAAGGATGCGTGCGAAGGAGCCTCAGAGGAGAAAAGCCAATGTGTCAGTGCTGACCAAGAGGAGGCAAAAGCTTCCAATCCATCACGATCCTCCAAAGGAACCTGGGCAGCCATCAAAAACCTTGCCAGACCTCAGAGAAGGCAGAAGTCCTCCTCACGGAAGAAGGTGCCCTCTGATTCCCAAGTGCAGCTGGAGGTGGATGCTGAGGAGAGCTGTGCACAAGACCTCCCCAAGAAAAGGGCAAGCTCTGGGGTGAAGATGCCCTGTGTGAGGTTCTCCAGAGGtaagaaaaaacccagcccCTCAGAAGCAGTGGAGGAGTCAGAGGGCAGTGTTCAAGCAAATGAAGTGATGGGTATTGTGAATAAGGCTAGTGAAGAGCCAGAGGATTTGGCCCCGACAGACAAATCTGAATCCTTCAGCCCAGTTTGTgcacaggaggagcaggacacagtgaggcaggagcagcataGAATGAAAGAGCACCAGGATACAATGAAGAAGGACCAAGATACAATAAAAGAGGACCAGGATTCAGTGAAAGAGGACAATCATGCAGCAAAGGAAAGTGACACCTCTGTTGAGAAGAGGGAGCCCTTGACAGAGCCCACACATGAGGCAGAAGAACACTCAGAGTGCACTGTTCAGCTGGAGATAACCAATTCAGAGACAGCTGATGAAACAGCCCAGGACAAACTGCAGGAAGGGAGTCTGCCCCAAACCACCAATGATGTGGAGGGCAGGGAAGTTGCTCCCGAAGTGCCTGTTTCTAAAGATCAACCTGACAATACCCCTGAAATCACAGAGTGGCAGGAAATCCCTAATATCTGCAAAGAGATGCCTGAAAGGGATGAATTGGGAAAGAGCATAAATCTTTCTAAGGAGTGCAAAGCCGAGGAGACTGTAACTGACTTCAGTGAGTTGGCATCTGGAGGTGATGCAGCAAGTGTGAAGG ATGCAGCAAGTGTGAAGGATGCTGTGAGCGTGAAGGATGCAGAGAGTGTGCAGGATGCTGAGAGTGTGCAGGATGCAGTGAGCGTGCAGGATGCCACAGGTGTGCAGGATGCAGAGGGTGTGCAGGATGCAGGAAGTGTCCAGGATGCAGCAA GTGTGCAGGATGCAGCAAGTGTCCAGGATGCAGCAAGTGCACAGGAGGCAGCAAGTGTGAAGGAAGCAGTGAGTGTGCAGGATGCAGCAA GTGTGCAGGATGCAGCAAGTGTGCAGGATGCAGCAAGTGTGAAGGAAGCAGTGAGTGTGCAGGATGCAGCAAGTGTGAAGGATGCAATGAGTGTGAAAGATACGGCAAGCATGCAGGATGCCACAAGTGTGCAGGAGGCAGTGAGTGTGCAGGAGATAGTGAGTGCCCAGGATGCAGCAGGCGTGAAGGATGCAGCAAGTGTGGAGGATGCAGCAAGTGTGCAAGAGGCAGCAGGTGTACAGGAATGCTCCAGCCATCAGATACTAGAAGCAAATGCAGGCGCTGGTGTCAGCATCGTCATCACCATCACTGAAGCCGAGGACTCTGACAACACCGACTCTGACCAGGCCTATGAGCCGTCCCCAGTTTTGcaccaaaaaaagcaaaaagggaataaaaaatcGAACAGGAACGCTGATGTTGGTCAAAAAGAGAGCCCCGAGGCTGATGGTGGTCCccaggcagaggagaaaggTCTGGGTGACCAGGGGCACAGAACTGGGGAGCAGTACGAGTTGCTCCTCATAGAAACCGCCTCTTCCCTTGTGAAGGCGGCCATTCAGTCATCCATAGAGCAGCTGGTCAACGAAATGGCCCTGGAACAGAATAAACACAACAGCTTTCTGTGA
- the AKAP5 gene encoding A-kinase anchor protein 5 isoform X14 → MVKAAKEIEMENPREAETPSTGATCSPPEEQAKKPSMLCFKKRKKSCKKGLIVKDACEGASEEKSQCVSADQEEAKASNPSRSSKGTWAAIKNLARPQRRQKSSSRKKVPSDSQVQLEVDAEESCAQDLPKKRASSGVKMPCVRFSRGKKKPSPSEAVEESEGSVQANEVMGIVNKASEEPEDLAPTDKSESFSPVCAQEEQDTVRQEQHRMKEHQDTMKKDQDTIKEDQDSVKEDNHAAKESDTSVEKREPLTEPTHEAEEHSECTVQLEITNSETADETAQDKLQEGSLPQTTNDVEGREVAPEVPVSKDQPDNTPEITEWQEIPNICKEMPERDELGKSINLSKECKAEETVTDFSELASGGDAASVQDAASVQDAASVQDAASAQEAASVKEAVSVQDAASVQDAASVQDAASVKEAVSVQDAASVKDAMSVKDTASMQDATSVQEAVSVQEIVSAQDAAGVKDAASVEDAASVQEAAGVQECSSHQILEANAGAGVSIVITITEAEDSDNTDSDQAYEPSPVLHQKKQKGNKKSNRNADVGQKESPEADGGPQAEEKGLGDQGHRTGEQYELLLIETASSLVKAAIQSSIEQLVNEMALEQNKHNSFL, encoded by the exons ATGGTGAAAGCAGCTAAGGAAATTGAAATGGAGAACCCAAGAGAGGCAGAGACTCCCAGCACAGGGGCCACATGTTCCCCACCAGAGgaacaagcaaaaaaaccctccatGCTCTGCTTTAAGAAGCGGAAGAAGTCCTGTAAGAAGGGGCTGATTGTGAAGGATGCGTGCGAAGGAGCCTCAGAGGAGAAAAGCCAATGTGTCAGTGCTGACCAAGAGGAGGCAAAAGCTTCCAATCCATCACGATCCTCCAAAGGAACCTGGGCAGCCATCAAAAACCTTGCCAGACCTCAGAGAAGGCAGAAGTCCTCCTCACGGAAGAAGGTGCCCTCTGATTCCCAAGTGCAGCTGGAGGTGGATGCTGAGGAGAGCTGTGCACAAGACCTCCCCAAGAAAAGGGCAAGCTCTGGGGTGAAGATGCCCTGTGTGAGGTTCTCCAGAGGtaagaaaaaacccagcccCTCAGAAGCAGTGGAGGAGTCAGAGGGCAGTGTTCAAGCAAATGAAGTGATGGGTATTGTGAATAAGGCTAGTGAAGAGCCAGAGGATTTGGCCCCGACAGACAAATCTGAATCCTTCAGCCCAGTTTGTgcacaggaggagcaggacacagtgaggcaggagcagcataGAATGAAAGAGCACCAGGATACAATGAAGAAGGACCAAGATACAATAAAAGAGGACCAGGATTCAGTGAAAGAGGACAATCATGCAGCAAAGGAAAGTGACACCTCTGTTGAGAAGAGGGAGCCCTTGACAGAGCCCACACATGAGGCAGAAGAACACTCAGAGTGCACTGTTCAGCTGGAGATAACCAATTCAGAGACAGCTGATGAAACAGCCCAGGACAAACTGCAGGAAGGGAGTCTGCCCCAAACCACCAATGATGTGGAGGGCAGGGAAGTTGCTCCCGAAGTGCCTGTTTCTAAAGATCAACCTGACAATACCCCTGAAATCACAGAGTGGCAGGAAATCCCTAATATCTGCAAAGAGATGCCTGAAAGGGATGAATTGGGAAAGAGCATAAATCTTTCTAAGGAGTGCAAAGCCGAGGAGACTGTAACTGACTTCAGTGAGTTGGCATCTGGAGGT GATGCAGCGAGTGTGCAGGATGCAGCAA GTGTGCAGGATGCAGCAAGTGTCCAGGATGCAGCAAGTGCACAGGAGGCAGCAAGTGTGAAGGAAGCAGTGAGTGTGCAGGATGCAGCAA GTGTGCAGGATGCAGCAAGTGTGCAGGATGCAGCAAGTGTGAAGGAAGCAGTGAGTGTGCAGGATGCAGCAAGTGTGAAGGATGCAATGAGTGTGAAAGATACGGCAAGCATGCAGGATGCCACAAGTGTGCAGGAGGCAGTGAGTGTGCAGGAGATAGTGAGTGCCCAGGATGCAGCAGGCGTGAAGGATGCAGCAAGTGTGGAGGATGCAGCAAGTGTGCAAGAGGCAGCAGGTGTACAGGAATGCTCCAGCCATCAGATACTAGAAGCAAATGCAGGCGCTGGTGTCAGCATCGTCATCACCATCACTGAAGCCGAGGACTCTGACAACACCGACTCTGACCAGGCCTATGAGCCGTCCCCAGTTTTGcaccaaaaaaagcaaaaagggaataaaaaatcGAACAGGAACGCTGATGTTGGTCAAAAAGAGAGCCCCGAGGCTGATGGTGGTCCccaggcagaggagaaaggTCTGGGTGACCAGGGGCACAGAACTGGGGAGCAGTACGAGTTGCTCCTCATAGAAACCGCCTCTTCCCTTGTGAAGGCGGCCATTCAGTCATCCATAGAGCAGCTGGTCAACGAAATGGCCCTGGAACAGAATAAACACAACAGCTTTCTGTGA
- the AKAP5 gene encoding A-kinase anchor protein 5 isoform X19, with the protein MVKAAKEIEMENPREAETPSTGATCSPPEEQAKKPSMLCFKKRKKSCKKGLIVKDACEGASEEKSQCVSADQEEAKASNPSRSSKGTWAAIKNLARPQRRQKSSSRKKVPSDSQVQLEVDAEESCAQDLPKKRASSGVKMPCVRFSRGKKKPSPSEAVEESEGSVQANEVMGIVNKASEEPEDLAPTDKSESFSPVCAQEEQDTVRQEQHRMKEHQDTMKKDQDTIKEDQDSVKEDNHAAKESDTSVEKREPLTEPTHEAEEHSECTVQLEITNSETADETAQDKLQEGSLPQTTNDVEGREVAPEVPVSKDQPDNTPEITEWQEIPNICKEMPERDELGKSINLSKECKAEETVTDFSELASGGDAASVKDAASVKDAVSVKDAESVQDAESVQDAVSVQDATGVQDAEGVQDAGSVQDAASVQDAASVQDAASVKEAVSVQDAASVQECSSHQILEANAGAGVSIVITITEAEDSDNTDSDQAYEPSPVLHQKKQKGNKKSNRNADVGQKESPEADGGPQAEEKGLGDQGHRTGEQYELLLIETASSLVKAAIQSSIEQLVNEMALEQNKHNSFL; encoded by the exons ATGGTGAAAGCAGCTAAGGAAATTGAAATGGAGAACCCAAGAGAGGCAGAGACTCCCAGCACAGGGGCCACATGTTCCCCACCAGAGgaacaagcaaaaaaaccctccatGCTCTGCTTTAAGAAGCGGAAGAAGTCCTGTAAGAAGGGGCTGATTGTGAAGGATGCGTGCGAAGGAGCCTCAGAGGAGAAAAGCCAATGTGTCAGTGCTGACCAAGAGGAGGCAAAAGCTTCCAATCCATCACGATCCTCCAAAGGAACCTGGGCAGCCATCAAAAACCTTGCCAGACCTCAGAGAAGGCAGAAGTCCTCCTCACGGAAGAAGGTGCCCTCTGATTCCCAAGTGCAGCTGGAGGTGGATGCTGAGGAGAGCTGTGCACAAGACCTCCCCAAGAAAAGGGCAAGCTCTGGGGTGAAGATGCCCTGTGTGAGGTTCTCCAGAGGtaagaaaaaacccagcccCTCAGAAGCAGTGGAGGAGTCAGAGGGCAGTGTTCAAGCAAATGAAGTGATGGGTATTGTGAATAAGGCTAGTGAAGAGCCAGAGGATTTGGCCCCGACAGACAAATCTGAATCCTTCAGCCCAGTTTGTgcacaggaggagcaggacacagtgaggcaggagcagcataGAATGAAAGAGCACCAGGATACAATGAAGAAGGACCAAGATACAATAAAAGAGGACCAGGATTCAGTGAAAGAGGACAATCATGCAGCAAAGGAAAGTGACACCTCTGTTGAGAAGAGGGAGCCCTTGACAGAGCCCACACATGAGGCAGAAGAACACTCAGAGTGCACTGTTCAGCTGGAGATAACCAATTCAGAGACAGCTGATGAAACAGCCCAGGACAAACTGCAGGAAGGGAGTCTGCCCCAAACCACCAATGATGTGGAGGGCAGGGAAGTTGCTCCCGAAGTGCCTGTTTCTAAAGATCAACCTGACAATACCCCTGAAATCACAGAGTGGCAGGAAATCCCTAATATCTGCAAAGAGATGCCTGAAAGGGATGAATTGGGAAAGAGCATAAATCTTTCTAAGGAGTGCAAAGCCGAGGAGACTGTAACTGACTTCAGTGAGTTGGCATCTGGAGGTGATGCAGCAAGTGTGAAGG ATGCAGCAAGTGTGAAGGATGCTGTGAGCGTGAAGGATGCAGAGAGTGTGCAGGATGCTGAGAGTGTGCAGGATGCAGTGAGCGTGCAGGATGCCACAGGTGTGCAGGATGCAGAGGGTGTGCAGGATGCAGGAAGTGTCCAGGATGCAGCAA GTGTGCAGGATGCAGCAAGTGTGCAGGATGCAGCAAGTGTGAAGGAAGCAGTGAGTGTGCAGGATGCAGCAA GTGTACAGGAATGCTCCAGCCATCAGATACTAGAAGCAAATGCAGGCGCTGGTGTCAGCATCGTCATCACCATCACTGAAGCCGAGGACTCTGACAACACCGACTCTGACCAGGCCTATGAGCCGTCCCCAGTTTTGcaccaaaaaaagcaaaaagggaataaaaaatcGAACAGGAACGCTGATGTTGGTCAAAAAGAGAGCCCCGAGGCTGATGGTGGTCCccaggcagaggagaaaggTCTGGGTGACCAGGGGCACAGAACTGGGGAGCAGTACGAGTTGCTCCTCATAGAAACCGCCTCTTCCCTTGTGAAGGCGGCCATTCAGTCATCCATAGAGCAGCTGGTCAACGAAATGGCCCTGGAACAGAATAAACACAACAGCTTTCTGTGA